The following proteins come from a genomic window of Salvia hispanica cultivar TCC Black 2014 chromosome 4, UniMelb_Shisp_WGS_1.0, whole genome shotgun sequence:
- the LOC125222902 gene encoding pyrophosphate--fructose 6-phosphate 1-phosphotransferase subunit alpha — protein MDADYGIARELSDLQQLRTLYKPQLPPCLQGTEVRVEFGDATTAADPSGAHTIKKSFPHTYGQRLAHFLRATAKVADAQIITDQPAVRVGVVFCGRQSPGGHNVIWGLYEALKVHNPKSVLLGFLGGSEGLFAQKTLEISDEILATYKNQGGYDLLGRTKDQIRTTEQVNAALNACTTLTLDALVIIGGVTSNTDAARLAETFAERNCLTKVVGIPVTLNGDLKNHFVETNVGFDTICKVNSQLISNVCTDALSAEKYYYFIRLMGRKASQVALECTLQSHPNMVILAEEVDASKLTLSDITKQLCDAVQARAEQDKYHGVVLLPEGLIESIPEVYSLLQEIHGLLRKGVSADNISGQLSPWASALFEFLPPFIKNQLLLHPESDDSAQLSQIETEKLLAHLVEKEMNKRLEEGTYKGKKFNAICHFFGYQARGSLPSKFDCDYAYVLGHIGYHIIAAGLNGYMATVNNLKNPVNKWRCGAAPITAMMTVRRYGQPALYPATVDLRGKAYDLLRQNAAKFLMDDVYRNPGPLQFEGPGADARPVTLCVEDQDYMGRIKELQEYLEKVRAIVKPGCSQDIVKAALSAMASVTDILSVMTSPSSS, from the exons ATGGACGCCGATTACGGTATTGCAAGGGAACTCTCTGATCTGCAGCAGCTCCGTACACTCTACAAACCTCAACTCCCGCCATGCCTGcag GGAACTGAGGTTCGTGTGGAGTTTGGTGATGCAACTACAGCTGCAGACCCTTCAGGTGCTCACACCATAAAGAAGTCTTTTCCTCACACTTATGGTCAACGTTTAGCACATTTCCTCAGAGCTACAGCTAAGGTTGCTGATGCTCAAATTATTACTGATCAGCCTGCAGTTAG GGTGGGAGTGGTGTTTTGTGGTAGACAATCTCCTGGAGGACATAATGTAATTTGGGGCCTTTACGAAGCTCTAAAAGTGCACAACCCGAAAAGTGTGTTGCTTGGCTTTTTGG GTGGTTCCGAAGGCTTATTTGCTCAAAAAACTTTAGAGATCAGTGATGAGATTCTTGCAACCTACAAAAACCAAG GTGGTTATGATTTGCTGGGACGGACAAAAGATCAAATTAGAACAACAGAACAAGTCAATGCAGCACTTAATGCATGCACAACTTTGACGCTGGATGCTCTTGTCATTATTGGGG GTGTGACATCAAACACGGATGCTGCCCGACTTGCAGAAACATTTGCAGAAAGGAATTGCTTGACAAAG GTTGTTGGTATTCCTGTTACACTAAATGGAGATCTGAAAAACCATTTTGTTGAGACAAATGTGGGTTTTGACACAATTTGTAAG GTTAACTCCCAACTGATCAGCAATGTATGCACTGATGCACTCTCCGCAGAGAAG tattattattttataagacTCATGGGAAGAAAGGCATCTCAAGTTGCATTGGAGTGCACTCTTCAATCTCATCCCAATATG GTTATTCTTGCCGAAGAGGTGGATGCATCTAAGCTTACACTTTCTGACATCACCAAACAATTATGCGATGCTGTTCAAGCAAGGGCTGAGCAAG atAAATACCATGGTGTAGTTCTCTTGCCCGAGGGGCTCATAGAAAGTATTCCTGAAGTGTATTCTCTGTTGCAG GAAATTCATGGTTTACTCAGGAAAGGTGTCTCTGCTGACAATATTTCTGGTCAACTATCACCATGGGCTTCTGCGTTGTTTGAATTCCTGCCTCCTTTTATTAAGAATCAG CTCCTTCTTCACCCAGAATCGGATGACTCTGCACAGCTCTCTCAG ATTGAGACAGAAAAGCTCTTAGCTCATCTTGTTGAAAAGGAAATGAATAAACGACTG GAAGAAGGAACCTACAAGGGGAAGAAATTCAATGCAATTTGCCATTTCTTCGGTTATCAAGCTCGTGGATCACTGCCTTCCAAATTTGATTGTGACTATGCATAT GTGCTTGGTCACATCGGCTATCACATAATTGCTGCTGGGTTGAACGGTTATATGGCAACCGTTAACAACTTGAAGAACCCCGTGAATAAGTGGCGGTGTGGCGCTGCTCCTATCACG GCTATGATGACCGTGAGGCGGTATGGGCAACCAGCCCTCTATCCCGCAACAGTTGATTTGAGGGGCAAGGCCTACGA CTTGCTGAGACAGAACGCGGCCAAGTTCTTAATGGATGACGTCTACAGAAACCCCGGCCCCCTCCAGTTTGAAGGCCCAGGTGCTGATGCTAGGCCCGTGACCCTCTGCGTTGAGGATCAGGATTACATGGGGCGCATCAAGGAACTGCAGGAATACCTCGAGAAGGTGCGGGCCATAGTTAAACCGGGCTGCTCGCAAGATATTGTTAAAGCTGCTCTTTCCGCCATGGCTTCTGTTACCGACATTCTCTCGGTGATGACCTCTCCTTCTAGTTCGTAG